AGCGCGGTGGCCATTTTATTTGTCGTGGCGCGGGTAGCTGACGTTGTTGAAAGTTTTGTCATCGGGATCATGATTGATCACACACATTCACGGTTTGGCAAGAGCCGACCGTTCTTCCTCTGGTATTCGTTACCTTACGTTATTTTTGCGGTTCTCACCTTTGTGACGCCTAACTTTTCGTATAATGGTAAATTAATCTGGGCATATGTGACGTATTTAGGCCTTGGATTTCTGTATACGGCTGTTAATCTGCCAATCACGTCAATCTTACCAACGATGTCGCAGAATACTCGTGAGTTGACGTTGTTGGGTGTCATTCGTCAATTCTTTGGCAGTTCGGTTCAAATTGTGGTGGCGGTATTCACATTACCCTTGGTTGCGTTCTTCGGCCACGGTAATCAGCAAAAAGGGTTCTTGGGCACAATCATCGTGTTTAGCCTGATTTCATTTCTTTTGATTATCAACACGTTTGTCCATGTTCGCGAACGGTTCGCGAATCCTGAAATTGCCCATCAACCGTTAACAACTGTCCTAAAAATGTTGAAACATAATCAGCCATGGATCGTTATGTCAATCGTGATTCTCATGTACTGGCTGGTGACGGCAATTAAGAATCAGACAACCATTTACTACTTTAAATATACGGTGGGAAACGAAAACCTGGTACCACTAGCTAACAGTTTTACCCTGGCAGCGTTAATCGGGGTATTGCTGATCATTCGAATTACCGAGGT
Above is a window of Companilactobacillus allii DNA encoding:
- a CDS encoding glycoside-pentoside-hexuronide (GPH):cation symporter — its product is MKSTTKWVTRWPERISYGLSDAADNLVFQMMTTYLLFFYTDVYGLTPSAVAILFVVARVADVVESFVIGIMIDHTHSRFGKSRPFFLWYSLPYVIFAVLTFVTPNFSYNGKLIWAYVTYLGLGFLYTAVNLPITSILPTMSQNTRELTLLGVIRQFFGSSVQIVVAVFTLPLVAFFGHGNQQKGFLGTIIVFSLISFLLIINTFVHVRERFANPEIAHQPLTTVLKMLKHNQPWIVMSIVILMYWLVTAIKNQTTIYYFKYTVGNENLVPLANSFTLAALIGVLLIIRITEVRSKKQTMLRGILMALVGQAVIAIGVYTKILWFLFGGVLINSIGNGIIIGLVSIMIADTIRYGASMGIQAEGVLASTDDFGVNVGLGVGGLITAGLFHFSGYVANRTQNAATLTMIDLNYVWIPLVIYVGMYFVLRLYDEGRIERAIEARK